aaaatattgacaatatgttaaaatattatttgattatatcAGGATAAATTGTTAGAAACTAAACACCTATTTACATGGGCAAATCCACATTATCCCCAAACCTCAAACTATATTTTGTTCTTATCCTCTAAGTATAATTTATTATCCAAACATTTGTGAAGTTGATAATAATAAgcataataaaaatagaattatttataacaaaagaaaaaatgggAGGTGAAAATAATATCTAGTTAGAGATTTTTAAGGAATGACTTTAATTACCAACACTTATAAATacttgaaatttttatatttttttacccAACTATCCcatcaaaaacaaattattatttttatcttatttactatcttaattatcctatcctaacctATCCTATCCATCTTTGCTTTGCTTTAATTACTTTCAATTATTCTCAAATTTGAGATTTGTGTTCTTTGTTGTAGTTCTATTTGTAACAATATCGTGAGTAAAAATTAAGGTCCAGTTGACAATTTAAGCCAGGCCTTCCAGATCATTccgctttttttttttaatcattaaaaatgaCTATCCAACTAGAGGGAAAAAAAGTCCAAGACCAAGACCAATTTATGGTGCCTCAAACAAATGCATTTGGACATGATTTTAGGGACTACAACAATGCACAAAGTGAAAggcaaaaaggggtagaaaaatTCTACAAAACACAACATATAAATCAAACCTATGATTTTGTGAAGAAAATGAGAGAAGATTACATAAAATTAGACAAAGCAAAAATGAGCATATGGGAATGTTGTGAATTATtaaatgatgttgttgatgataGTGATCCTGATTTGGATGAACCACAAATTCAACATTTATTACAAAGTGCTGAGGCAATTAGAAAAGATTATCCTAATGAAGATTGGTTACATTTAACAGCCTTAATTCATGATTTAggtaaaatattagttttacctAAGTTTGGTGGTTTACCTCAATGGGCTGTTGTTGGTGACACATTCCCTTTAGGATGTGCATTTGATGAATCAAATATTCaccataaatattttaaagaaaatcaagaTTTCAACAACCCAATTTATAACACAAAAAATGgaatatataatgattttattgGACTAGAAAATGTCATGATGTCATGGGGtcatgatgattatatgtatatgGTTGCTAAAGAAAATGGTACAACATTACCATCAGCTGGACTTTTTATTATAaggtatcattcattttatcCATTGCATAAAAATGGAGCTTATAAACATTTAATgaatgatgaagatgaagaaaatttgaagtggcttcatgtttttaataaatatgatttgtaTAGTAAAAGCAAAGTTCATGTTAATGTGGAAGAGGCAAAACCTTATTATATGTCTttaattgagaaatattttcCAGCAAAGCTAAGGTGGTGaaaaggaatatatatatatgaagttatgaacaaattattttttactatatggtaaaaatataatttgtgaGATGTGGATTAAGttgtataatatatagtttGTACTAATTGaagtaattataatttattatcaaGAGTGTTCAATAGTTTCTTATGGGAATGGAATGggaaaattataatataaataccCATTCTTTCCCTAAGAGATTGAATATGTACATAATtaataatgatattaataaaatgatatttaatatttattatataatatgtgTTACTCATCTCTTATGAtttatctttcatatttttAGGATATTGTTTTGGCTTAATACTTTTTGCATCCTAACTTTGTCAAATAATTTCATTTAGATATATACTTTGAactatagtttattttaattgaacaAGCGAATTTATGAAGTGTATTTTTATtagaaactttttttaaaaacctttttaaaaaaaaataaattgtatgtATTCTCATGTGTTCAATGTTTATATCAGATAAGCTTATCACGCAAAAAACACNaatttattttaattgaacaAGCGAATTTATGAAGTGTATTTTTATtagaaactttttttaaaaaccttttttaaaaaaaaaaaattgtatgtatTCTCATGTGTTCAATGTTTATATCAGATAAGCTTATCACGCAAAAAACACATCTCATTCAGTGATACACATCATCCTTAAGCAGAAAACGCTTAGGATTTTATGGTTCACTGAGGTGAATACGTATAATAAGTAAATACGTATAATAAGTAAGGTCATACACTTTGAGTTGTTAACTTATTTACATTATGAGCAAAATTTGAGGACGcgtaaaataatttcaaaatttaatgaaaaaatatttaaataacaaaaaagactcaaatataTCGTCGAACGTTGAGAAAAGAACTCATTAATAACATCCGTTAAAGATTACTTTCATGATTTATTAAAGacttgaaaaaataaactaGAAATGGAGGAATTAATTATTGGGGAAAAAAACAAGTTAAACCAACAAGCCCAATGAAATTGGGAACATAATTAACACAATCTAATTAAGCAAACTATACTattatatccttaattattACACAATAACTTGGAAATAAAATACTAGATAACACAATGATCTAGGAAATAATAGTAATACTaacacttttaattaaaaacataaaatttaaatactagacaCTTAAAACAACACAAGAACTAGGATAACATGCAtgcaataacaaaataaaaatattaaccaaCACTATATAGTAAAACACTTCAAGGAATAATAACTCCTACACCTTTATAACCACCAATTCCACCACCAAAACCTAGTCCACCACCACCAACACCTCCGGCACCGCCAGCACCGCCGCCAATCCCTTTGAACCCGGCACCACCTAGACCTCCACCGACTCCACCAACACCACCAGCGGCACCGCCAACGCCGCCAACGGCACCGCCAAGTATTGGCAAAACCCCACCTACTCCACCAATTCCGGAACAACCACCTATGCCACCATATGTTATAAAATTTTTGTTGTCATTAAGTCCTCCAATTTTACTTGGTGTTGGAGAATTAGTACTTAAAGTCTTAGTGTTTACATTTTGAACCTCAGGAATATTTCTTGCATTGGCATGTACTAGTACTAGTgcaaatatgaatattatggACCAATTTGCCATTTTGTTTACTCCAAAAACTTATGTTTCTATCTCTTTACACacacaaaaacaaacaaaacaaaatatagaCTAAGGTTGGAATTGTGGTATGTAAAAATTGTGACAAAAGGTCTATTTAAAGATACATTTGAGGGACAATTGAGTAATTAAGAACAAGATAATAAATATAGTACTTGTCCTCCATCCTTCCGGTTCAAAGATTTATAATATGCTACTAGATATCGAGgttttttcatctttaattaaaaaaaaaatttattcattttttatcgaattaatttatttgaaaaacgCAAGATGGAAACAGATTTTCAGTAAAATACTAACAAACTTCCtgttttttaatgttaaaatattaatattttctaaaataattcacagattaaatcaaaatatctgTAAAAATGGCTATGGTAGATTTATCTGTGAGAAATTTCACCAAAATAGTGGTTATGTTTCGAAgttcttgatatatttttataaaaataaaaaaattcataaattatttcatttgattCAATTTATGAGATACTCTTTGaactaaatataatttttttttaaaaataaagaattttgaaaattttgattgatcatattaaatgtattttaatattatataacttTCAAAAACGTATAACCTGaaacatattaattttatatttttttgatatttaaattttgtaaatttgatattttaattcttttttatatttttaaattataaatttatatttactcTCTATATACGTTTAAAATACTGAATTCATATAAATccgataaatatatatatatataagtaaacatTAAAACTCAACCATATACAACATCTCGAGAGTAACATTATAGAGTATAGTCAGAGTTAGGTGAAGGAAAAGAATAGATCattaatgtttttataaatgtcaactcattaataaataaataaaaacaaatttcatagtatatttattgtgtttataattattatatcacGCAATTCAAGCTGGCCATGCAACTTCATGCATACTCTTTCATCAACACTTGTAACAATTGTAGATGAAATTAATTAGTCATGCATTTTCTCTATTTTACATTTCCCTATACAATTTCTATTAGAGAAGAATTGCATGACTTTCTTTGGGattaatagaagaaaaatatatccaaagtttcatataaataattattactaCGTGAAATTTAAtgattcaattaatttaaatttatgcgCGTAAAGCCTACCtaagggaaatcattccttaccATAGAGAAGGTTAATTTGTGTTAAGAGAAATTGTTAAAATTGTgataatagaaaaaatagaaaaaaatttattcgtATCAGATATTTACATCAAGTCAATacaatttttgttattatgtgatttaatgaagtaaaacacatatcaattaattataattaggtaaaataaaatataaatttaaacacataatatattacTGTTGACTTGATATAAACACCTAATGTGGGTAAGTTTTACCTGTGATTCTTCAAGTTAATTAGCATGATTAGTTCTTAACCATAGAGCTTTTTTCTCCATTATAGCAACAAAAACCTCAAAAAGAGACACGTGTATACATGATTTGCTTCTTCACATTTACAACATACAACTACTAGCAATATCATgggaaagaaaacaaaaaacaaaaaaaggaaaagctTTTAATcaaagattattattattataattatcttaagagaaataaattaaatagcaaatcaagaagaaaaagaaatggcTCATTTAAAAGTAATTATAGCCAACATGTCCAATTGTATTTCTACTAGATTCATGATTGTGCCTGCAGGAAATGTATTGATCTATAGAGACTTTGTTAGTGCCACAAGACCTTCTCAAAAAGTGagtttttatttgtttagtttattTGAATCTAACTTATACGTACGTCGATTAATTGATTTTCCATCagcataaatatcaaatattgagTAACTCGATCGATTAAATCTGAACGCACGGTTAGAAAAGATATATCATTGAGTATATTTGTATGCCTTAATCACTAAAATTTGAACCTGAAAcgctcatattttttttgaatatattgcATTAATTGTgtttaaatatatacataaatatttgagttttaatttatttattttttttaataatcataCTGTCTGAATCAGCTTATGCACAATTCTACGAACATAAATAGTATCGAGTAACTTTATTCACTAAGATCActtgaacaaataattaaaaaaaatatcatatagtaTATGATTTGTATGCTTTTGTTGAAATTTGAACCTGGAacactcattttttttcttgaatttacattaattatgttttttttttgtatacacacataaatattttcttatttttggtttaaattttggaatttttttcaTGAAGATTGATAAAGAGACATGTCAAAAGATAATAGAAGCAGCAGAAGCAGTAAAAGAAGGAGCTAAAGAAGTGAAAAGTGTGGGAGAATATGTCAAAAAAACTGTTTCTGATAGTGCTGGAAATGTAAGcttttttttgaactatttatataGCTATGAAATTTATCGTTAATCTCGGGATATTATCTTATTTCGATAAATGTCAATATAAATCTTATTTTATCACTATATAACATATATACCTAACATGATTTATTAAAAGTAATtcgttaataataataaacttagcgatgaattgatttatttattgtttagcGATAGAAGTTGTtctaattaattcttaatttattattattattattattatttcattaatgtTATGTTGATTAATTAGGTAATCTCAGAGGTGGCAAAAGCAGCACTAGAAAAGGCAActgaaaaggaagaaaaaggtGCATGGGATAAAGTCAAAGACACAGCAAATGACATCAAGAATAAAGTAGTTGGCAAGTGACTTAATTATAtcgaatttaagttttatacatCGTCAATATTAGAATTTATCTCAAATtgtatttagttaattataacAAGTTAGAGCCCGATGCTTTGATTTATTTCACATTATTATATCATACGAGGAATTATATGTTATTGTAGGTCATTCAGTTGATGGTATAAAACTTCTTTATATATTCTCGTTAATCGAccatcaaataaaaatcatagcTAATAAAATTTTGTGATTGTCCGTTGTAAAACAGAACTAGCGAGAAATTATGTTGTTTAATTATCGAATTTGTCCTTtactaatatcttttttttttataagtagtGATCAATTACttcttttaagtttttctttcatACCTAGGTACTTATGATAACAAATACCTCTTGGCTAGGCTTGATCTAGTTAGGTTAAGTTCTAGTAAAGTTCAATTAAGTTCAATTTGATTCAATATTGTAAAAAATTTGATGAGGCTCGACTCAAACTTTGTTTGACAATGGAATAGACTAAAGTCGAACTTAATTCAACTCGACTCAACCCATGCATGGGATAGTGAAGTACTTGTTGGCTTGCTTCTATTTGTCGAGATGTAATCCAAACAGGTTCAAGTGGATCATTAATAGAGGCAAAAATGGATTAATGGGCTTGGGATGGATTAAAAGTTGGGACCAGGCCCATGGATTAGTTTTAGTTGTCCAAGCCCAAATAGAGGATGGATGGGCCAGGAGCCAAGCCCAAGTACtgtatttagtttttttctttttcaaaagttaattgtcattatataaagaagggataattgtatataatagcaaactaataacctaaaataaatagagtagctacggtttgatttaattttgcttcatagcaaacgttagccaaagtttgtcagtcacctctttcccaaaaatctcgctcgccactctcccattctcgctcgccactctccctctgctcgcctctctcgctttatacacagaagtgtctaaattctgtttctgttttgtataaagcgagagaaaattgtatatacacatgcaaaaacatatatcttcgtgctatacacttaattatacaatttacaaacattttacttcaattcaattgtagacaaatgcaaattttatacaaatattgcagcgaaaaaggccaacgaattatacaattgcgaattatacaagtGCAGTGAAAtgcaattttctctcgcttttatacaacagaagtgtatatattgtgtttctgtttttatataaagcgagagaaaaacatatatattcttgcgatacatttataattatgcattatacatacattttaattcgattcaattgtatgcaaagcaaattttataaaaatattgcagcgaaataggcagcgaataatacaattgtgcattatacaattgcagtgaaataggatagcgaattatacaattgcagcgaaataggccagcgaattatacaatttaggccagcgaattatacaattgtatatgtatagcgaattatacagttttatgtttgctatggagcgcaattatgcaaactttgctatagcatacaaatatgaattttttgtttgctatatgtgaaagtaaGAAAATTTGTAATTAGACTagcataattattttaattttatttaagaaaaaagccAAATAGTTTACATGATATCAAAAATACAAACACAAGCAACATCTCTTTCGTTTGTTACTAATACTCTTGAAAGAGATGTTGATCGGTCTGTTTCATACAATTCAGTTTCTTTTCATATAAATgcattataaataaaattcttctattataacaaaaaagaaacttattttGAATAGAAGACAAATTAATTGCACAatggaataaaaatgaaagagataATAGGTTTGAAACAAACAAATGAATGGAGTATGTGATTATGTTGCTAccaaaagaagaacaaaaatataaagGGTCAGAAACCTTGTACTTCATACTGTCATTGTAGtaataaactaaaaaggaaattaaaaaaacaaaagattcACCTACCTTAAATCTCATAAATATGCTAAATAATATTCCCCCCCACTTCAATGCATATCACAATAACCTATGTCACAAGAGCCAAGTCCACTATCCTCCGTCACAAATTATCTACCGTGTttgtttgaaattattattatcttcgttcaattttatttatcattatttaacTTGACacacttattaagaaaataattatataatattaaatctTCGTAAATTATATGGATGTAATATCAATGCTGGGGTAAAACgtgaaaaaagaataattattttttcttaatatgtcaaaagtgacaagtaaaaataaaaaattattttaaaaataagtgataaATAAAAGTGAATAGAGGGAGTATCTCaattattgtttatattttaaaaatatacacaatatatagttttgattcatattttgACTTGATCAACTTTAATCGAATCATAACATCGTTATATCCGAGCATTGATGGACTGAGTTATCTTATATTTATGCGTGCACATAAGCTCATATAAACAAATGTGCACACACAAACTGATTCGAACaccataatcataatttttattattaaagtgCATCACATCACAACAAATATATACACACAAGTTTACCCGACCACcacaattataatttttttaattattaaagtgTGTCACATCACGCCAAATGTGTAGACATAAACTGATCTATGCACCATAATTATAATTTCCTATTATCAAAGTGCATCATATCACAATAAATATGTACGCTCAAACTAATCTGAACTCcacaattataattttttattatcaaaatgtaTCGAATCagaataacaataaatatatatatatatatatatacataaactgATTCGAACATTATGATCATAATTTCGTAATTAATGTACGTCacatctaaataattaaatgcaCATAACTATGCAAGCTAACTCGAACACCACCTAACATCACATCACTCCGTTACATTCAGAGCACCCACAATGTTAAAATTCTAGATCCGTCACTGTGTACAGTCAAATTGATTTAAACATCACGATTATAATTTCTTATCATTAAAACGTATCAaatcacaacaacaataaacaCGTATACACAAGCTGATCCGAACATCACAATCATAATTTTATAACTAATGTGCATcacaacaaaaattcaaaattacgTAACTACGCAAGCTAATTCGAACACCACCTAACATCACATCACAACAAATGTCAGTGCTTAGATCAATAGTTTCTCTGTCAGTCCCAAAAACTTATTATGCCAAGTGGAAACAGCTAATCTACACACCAAAGAAACTTAAACTCTATCAcaaattctcttaaaaaaaCCAATCTTTTTCCCCTTCTCTTGATTCTTGATCTCCCTCAAAAAATGCAAATGCAATACAAGAATTTAGGCAGATCAGGTCTAAAGGTATCACAGCTCTCTTATGGAGCATGGGTTACCTTTGGAAATCAACTTGATGTTAAAGAAGCAAAAACCCTTTTACAGTGTTGTCGTGACCATGGTGTCAATTTCTTTGATAATGCTGAGGTTTATGCTAATGGCAGAGCAGAAGAAATCATGGGTCAAGCGATTCGTGAACTTGGGTGGAAAAGATCAGACATTGTTGTGTCAACAAAGATTTTTTGGGGTGGTTCTGGTCCAAATGATAAAGGGCTTTCAAGAAAACATATAATTGAAGGAACAAAAGCTTCATTGAAGAGACTTGATATGGATTATGTAGATCTGATCTATTGTCATAGGCCTGATACAAGTACACCTATTGAAGAAACTGTTAGGGCTATGAACTATGTGATTGATAAAGGGTGGGCTTTTTATTGGGGTACAAGTGAATGGTCAGCTCAGCAGATTACTGAAGCATGGGGGGTTGCTCAAAGATTGGATCTTGTTGGTCCCATTGTTGAGCAGCCTGAGTATAACTTGTTGTCTAGGCATAAGGTAATTTTTTGGACTCTGCTTCTTGGATTTAGATTGTTTCTAGTTTATATTATGGTTTATTGTTGCTTATGTTTtagtatgatgatatgaaatgaTCTTAGAATGAAGAAATGGGATTCATACAGCCTGGGGCTGGGGCTGAGGCATaactgttgttgttgtgttaTGGTTTGTTGTAGtttttaagtatgatgatgacAATGATATGAAATGAGCTTAAATGAAGAAGACGGATTCATATAGTCGATCCA
This portion of the Solanum pennellii chromosome 12, SPENNV200 genome encodes:
- the LOC107006582 gene encoding glycine-rich protein 5-like; the encoded protein is MANWSIIFIFALVLVHANARNIPEVQNVNTKTLSTNSPTPSKIGGLNDNKNFITYGGIGGCSGIGGVGGVLPILGGAVGGVGGAAGGVGGVGGGLGGAGFKGIGGGAGGAGGVGGGGLGFGGGIGGYKGVGVIIP
- the LOC107007402 gene encoding probable voltage-gated potassium channel subunit beta, translating into MQMQYKNLGRSGLKVSQLSYGAWVTFGNQLDVKEAKTLLQCCRDHGVNFFDNAEVYANGRAEEIMGQAIRELGWKRSDIVVSTKIFWGGSGPNDKGLSRKHIIEGTKASLKRLDMDYVDLIYCHRPDTSTPIEETVRAMNYVIDKGWAFYWGTSEWSAQQITEAWGVAQRLDLVGPIVEQPEYNLLSRHKVESEYLPLYSNYGIGLTTWSPLASGVLTGKYTSGNIPPDSRFALENYKNLASRSLVDDVLRKVNGLKPIAEELGVPLPQLAIAWCAANPNVSSVITGATKEYQIQENMKAINVIPMLTPAVMEKIEAIVQSKPKRQDSYR
- the LOC107006583 gene encoding uncharacterized protein LOC107006583; translated protein: MAHLKVIIANMSNCISTRFMIVPAGNVLIYRDFVSATRPSQKIDKETCQKIIEAAEAVKEGAKEVKSVGEYVKKTVSDSAGNVISEVAKAALEKATEKEEKGAWDKVKDTANDIKNKVVGK
- the LOC107005847 gene encoding inositol oxygenase 5-like; this encodes MTIQLEGKKVQDQDQFMVPQTNAFGHDFRDYNNAQSERQKGVEKFYKTQHINQTYDFVKKMREDYIKLDKAKMSIWECCELLNDVVDDSDPDLDEPQIQHLLQSAEAIRKDYPNEDWLHLTALIHDLGKILVLPKFGGLPQWAVVGDTFPLGCAFDESNIHHKYFKENQDFNNPIYNTKNGIYNDFIGLENVMMSWGHDDYMYMVAKENGTTLPSAGLFIIRYHSFYPLHKNGAYKHLMNDEDEENLKWLHVFNKYDLYSKSKVHVNVEEAKPYYMSLIEKYFPAKLRW